One genomic region from Nocardia vinacea encodes:
- a CDS encoding DUF4041 domain-containing protein, which translates to MSTVPPNWYPDPQNAGYLRYWDGTAWTADRMKAAATDSIEPPQQDTAETTKVPLFGARAHARRQSEELADALAENRRLRAQLEQFGGLEIAGLQQFRDQLVAQVNDHQVLLDNLLTQVTDTREAHVLQEIGIYEYRHPLSDSVAYRDALRHLQGEIKALARRDGGAIETLKAWVVEGSVTDGRKMVREYSKLMLRAYNAETENIVRGLKPYKLPKELDRLDKLADTLNRFGATMKLRIAPEYHQLRRRELELTADHLEKLARQKEYERDERDRLREERRAHEEYAREQAKLERRQERERNALTSLEAEGKADTEAASKLRASLADLEQDIITVKTRAADIRAGYIYVISNVGAFGKYVVQIGLTRRFNPEERIDDLSNSSVPFRYDRHVMFFDNNAAEIEAELHRRLEHKRINKVNRRREFFRATPAEVNEHLRELTDTYYEFTERPEATQYHQSRSTERDANPQ; encoded by the coding sequence ATGAGCACAGTGCCACCGAACTGGTATCCGGACCCTCAGAACGCGGGCTATCTGAGATATTGGGACGGCACAGCCTGGACGGCCGACCGGATGAAGGCTGCGGCAACGGATTCCATCGAGCCGCCCCAGCAAGACACCGCGGAGACTACGAAGGTCCCACTGTTCGGCGCTCGCGCCCACGCGCGAAGACAGTCCGAGGAGTTGGCCGACGCGCTCGCCGAGAACCGAAGACTACGTGCACAACTGGAGCAGTTCGGCGGCCTCGAGATCGCCGGGCTACAGCAGTTTCGTGATCAGCTCGTCGCGCAGGTCAACGACCATCAGGTGCTGCTGGACAATCTGCTCACCCAGGTGACCGACACCCGAGAAGCGCACGTCCTCCAGGAGATCGGCATCTACGAATACCGCCATCCCCTCTCGGATTCGGTTGCCTACCGCGATGCGCTCCGGCACCTGCAGGGTGAAATAAAAGCCCTGGCTCGCCGCGACGGCGGTGCAATCGAGACGCTGAAGGCGTGGGTGGTCGAGGGATCGGTCACCGATGGCCGCAAGATGGTCCGCGAATATTCGAAGCTGATGCTGCGCGCCTACAACGCCGAGACCGAGAACATCGTCCGAGGTCTCAAGCCGTACAAATTACCCAAAGAGCTCGACCGCCTCGACAAGCTCGCCGACACCCTCAATAGGTTCGGCGCGACGATGAAGCTGCGCATAGCTCCTGAATATCACCAGCTCCGGCGCCGCGAACTGGAACTGACCGCCGACCATCTCGAAAAGCTGGCACGTCAGAAAGAGTACGAGCGCGACGAACGTGATCGCCTCCGCGAGGAACGCCGGGCGCACGAGGAATATGCTCGTGAGCAGGCGAAACTCGAACGACGGCAGGAACGGGAGCGCAATGCTCTGACCAGCCTCGAAGCCGAGGGCAAGGCGGATACTGAAGCCGCGAGCAAGCTGCGCGCAAGCCTGGCGGACCTGGAACAGGACATCATCACCGTCAAGACCCGGGCAGCCGATATTCGCGCGGGCTACATCTACGTCATCTCGAATGTCGGCGCGTTCGGCAAGTATGTGGTCCAGATCGGATTGACCCGTCGATTCAATCCGGAGGAGCGGATCGATGACCTCAGCAACTCGTCGGTGCCATTCAGGTACGACCGCCATGTCATGTTCTTCGACAACAACGCCGCCGAAATCGAAGCCGAGCTGCACCGCCGACTGGAGCACAAGCGCATCAACAAGGTCAACCGACGCCGCGAATTCTTCCGCGCCACTCCCGCCGAGGTCAACGAACACCTGCGGGAACTGACGGATACGTACTACGAGTTCACCGAGCGGCCCGAAGCCACCCAATACCACCAGAGCCGCAGCACGGAACGTGATGCGAACCCGCAATGA